A DNA window from Microcystis aeruginosa NIES-843 contains the following coding sequences:
- a CDS encoding ferredoxin:protochlorophyllide reductase (ATP-dependent) subunit N: MTATQEPSALQFDCETGNYHTFCPISCVAWLYQKIEDSFFLVIGTKTCGYFLQNAMGVMIFAEPRYAMAELEEGDISAQLKDYEELKRLCLQIKRDRNPSVIVFIGTCTTEIIKMDLEGLAPKLESEIGIPIVTARANGLDYAFTQGEDTVLASMVHKCPEKVKHEDEKEERNAIQKLLTFGRKKEEIKQEESEYKDHPPLVLFGSVPDPIVTNLTLELKKQGVKIDGWLPAKRFTELPVIEEGYYVAGVNPFLSRTATTLMRRRKCKLIGAPFPIGPDGTRAWIEKICSVLGVQPQGLEEREAKIWESLEDYLQLVRGKSVFFMGDNLLEISLARFLIRCGMTCDEIGIPYMDKRYQAAELALLEKTCNDMGVPIPKIIEKPDNYNQIQRIYELKPDLVITGMAHANPLEARGINTKWSVEFTFAQIHGFTNARDILELATRPLRRNNNLKELGWDKLVKESAKV; this comes from the coding sequence ATGACCGCCACCCAAGAACCGAGCGCTTTACAATTTGATTGTGAAACTGGCAACTATCACACCTTTTGTCCGATTAGCTGTGTTGCTTGGTTATACCAAAAAATCGAAGATAGTTTCTTCCTTGTTATCGGCACAAAAACCTGTGGTTACTTCCTGCAAAATGCTATGGGGGTGATGATTTTTGCTGAACCGCGTTATGCTATGGCTGAATTAGAAGAAGGGGATATTTCCGCTCAACTAAAAGACTACGAAGAACTAAAACGCCTCTGCTTACAAATTAAACGAGATAGAAACCCTAGCGTTATCGTTTTTATTGGTACTTGTACCACCGAAATCATCAAAATGGACTTAGAAGGATTAGCACCAAAACTGGAGTCAGAAATCGGTATTCCTATTGTGACAGCGCGCGCTAATGGTTTAGATTATGCCTTTACCCAAGGGGAAGATACCGTCCTCGCTTCCATGGTGCATAAATGTCCCGAAAAAGTTAAGCACGAAGATGAAAAAGAAGAACGGAATGCCATCCAGAAACTCTTAACTTTTGGACGTAAAAAAGAAGAAATTAAACAGGAAGAATCGGAATATAAAGACCATCCTCCTTTAGTTTTATTTGGTTCTGTTCCCGACCCGATTGTGACCAATTTAACCCTAGAATTAAAGAAACAAGGAGTTAAAATAGATGGTTGGTTGCCAGCCAAGCGCTTTACTGAATTACCGGTAATTGAAGAAGGTTATTATGTGGCTGGTGTCAATCCTTTTCTATCACGAACTGCCACCACTTTAATGCGTCGTCGTAAGTGTAAATTAATTGGCGCACCCTTTCCCATCGGTCCGGATGGAACCCGCGCTTGGATAGAAAAAATCTGTTCGGTTTTGGGAGTACAACCGCAGGGATTAGAAGAAAGAGAGGCAAAAATTTGGGAAAGTTTAGAGGATTATCTGCAACTTGTGCGCGGTAAATCGGTCTTCTTTATGGGGGATAATTTACTAGAAATTTCTCTGGCACGTTTCCTAATTCGTTGCGGGATGACTTGTGATGAAATCGGTATTCCTTACATGGATAAACGCTACCAAGCGGCCGAATTAGCATTACTAGAAAAAACCTGTAATGATATGGGTGTTCCCATCCCGAAAATTATCGAAAAACCTGATAACTACAATCAGATTCAGCGCATTTACGAGTTAAAACCCGATTTAGTGATTACAGGAATGGCCCATGCAAATCCCTTAGAAGCGCGGGGAATTAACACTAAATGGTCGGTAGAATTTACTTTTGCTCAAATTCATGGTTTTACCAATGCGCGAGATATTTTAGAATTAGCTACTCGTCCCCTGCGTCGCAACAATAACCTCAAGGAATTGGGTTGGGATAAGTTAGTTAAAGAGTCAGCAAAAGTGTAA
- a CDS encoding AAA family ATPase: protein MLIGFSVGNYRSFKDVVTLSMVAAEDACGNDELDKNNVFKVNQQFSLLKSAAIYGANASGKSNLILAFNFMRRFVMNSAKLQITDKIDVEDFRLSTETVDKSSFFEIVFQLKNKTYRYGFEVTQKRVVSEWLFCTPRSRETQIFNRQGDKIEYSKNIEQGNILRGLTKKNTLFLSLAAQFNNSLAVEIVSWFSHLGVVSFLDVELLKAITLEHLSNRQDLIDDVTKLIKKLDLSIDNLNLETETRKISLDSLPQDLPDVVRNIISHSSGEIKSATIKTYHPKYDSTGKMIELEIFDMDKHESDGTKKILALSAPILDTLQRGEVLVIDELDARLHPLMTRNIIELFNSQKTNPKNAQLIFTTHDINLLSHKFLRRDQIWFTEKNHQGATDLYSLVEFADINNNNTFEKDYIQGRYGAIPFIGDLSTIIGN, encoded by the coding sequence ATGCTCATCGGATTTAGTGTCGGCAATTATCGCTCTTTTAAAGATGTAGTCACTCTCAGCATGGTAGCTGCGGAGGATGCCTGTGGTAATGATGAGCTTGATAAAAATAATGTTTTTAAGGTTAATCAACAATTTAGTTTACTGAAAAGTGCCGCTATTTATGGAGCAAATGCCAGTGGTAAGAGTAATTTAATTCTGGCATTCAATTTTATGCGACGGTTTGTCATGAATTCTGCAAAATTACAAATCACTGACAAAATAGATGTGGAAGACTTTAGATTAAGTACCGAAACTGTTGATAAATCATCCTTTTTTGAAATAGTTTTTCAGCTAAAAAACAAAACTTATAGATATGGATTTGAAGTAACTCAAAAGCGAGTAGTTTCCGAATGGTTATTTTGTACGCCCAGAAGTCGTGAAACTCAAATTTTTAATCGGCAAGGCGATAAAATAGAATATAGCAAAAATATTGAACAAGGTAATATACTAAGAGGATTGACAAAAAAAAATACTCTGTTTTTATCACTAGCGGCTCAATTTAATAATTCTCTAGCGGTGGAAATTGTCTCTTGGTTTAGTCACTTAGGTGTTGTGTCTTTTTTAGATGTGGAATTATTAAAAGCGATTACGCTTGAGCATCTTTCTAATAGACAAGATTTGATTGATGATGTGACTAAGTTAATTAAAAAATTAGATTTAAGTATTGACAATCTCAACCTAGAAACAGAAACCAGAAAAATTTCCTTAGACAGTCTCCCGCAAGATCTACCGGATGTTGTCAGAAATATCATCAGTCACTCTAGCGGTGAAATAAAGTCCGCTACCATAAAAACCTATCATCCAAAGTATGACTCAACAGGTAAAATGATTGAGTTAGAAATTTTTGATATGGACAAACATGAATCTGATGGAACTAAAAAGATTTTGGCTCTGTCAGCACCGATTTTAGACACTTTGCAAAGAGGGGAAGTTTTAGTAATTGATGAATTGGATGCCAGACTTCATCCTTTAATGACTAGAAATATAATCGAATTATTTAATTCTCAGAAAACTAATCCCAAAAATGCTCAACTTATTTTTACTACTCACGATATTAATTTACTTAGTCATAAATTTTTAAGGAGGGATCAAATTTGGTTTACCGAAAAAAATCATCAAGGAGCAACAGATTTATATTCTTTGGTGGAATTTGCTGATATTAATAATAATAATACCTTTGAAAAAGATTATATTCAAGGTCGTTATGGAGCAATACCTTTTATTGGTGATTTAAGTACAATTATTGGTAATTAG
- a CDS encoding RloB family protein gives MSNNRNTSDYLRRQTKTRETRKRFLIVCEGEKTEVNYFKAFTVPKKIAVTVKGEGKNSLSLVNKAIQIIDNLKQDDSFDQIWCVFDKDNCSKEQFNQAEGLAKEQNIKIAYSNEAFEIWFILHFQYLDIATSRSEYPKILNTQMKKCKLLNEKEQYAKNREDMYEKLKPYQTTAITNAAKLIQDRDEAKKHPFDANPSTTVQELVQELNINSRP, from the coding sequence ATGAGTAACAACAGGAATACTTCCGATTATTTGCGTCGCCAAACTAAGACTAGAGAAACAAGAAAAAGATTTTTAATTGTTTGCGAGGGAGAAAAAACTGAAGTTAACTATTTTAAGGCTTTTACTGTTCCTAAGAAAATTGCAGTTACGGTGAAAGGTGAAGGTAAAAATAGCTTGAGTTTAGTCAACAAAGCTATTCAGATTATAGATAATCTAAAACAAGATGACTCATTCGATCAAATCTGGTGTGTTTTTGATAAAGATAACTGTTCTAAAGAGCAATTTAATCAAGCAGAAGGACTGGCTAAAGAACAAAATATCAAGATTGCCTATTCTAATGAAGCTTTTGAAATTTGGTTTATTTTACACTTTCAATATCTGGATATTGCCACATCCCGAAGTGAATACCCAAAAATTTTAAATACTCAGATGAAAAAGTGTAAATTATTAAACGAAAAAGAACAATATGCAAAAAATCGAGAGGATATGTACGAAAAATTAAAGCCATACCAGACAACAGCAATCACTAATGCAGCAAAACTTATTCAAGATAGAGATGAAGCCAAAAAACATCCTTTTGATGCCAATCCCTCAACCACAGTACAGGAATTAGTGCAAGAACTTAACATCAATAGTCGTCCTTAA
- a CDS encoding nucleoside phosphorylase, giving the protein MSNNLSHQKPYHLNFSSEDLGTAKPTITLLSGEPERSRYIAETYLQNARLLSDYRGLNSYLGYLDNSTPILLATSGMGAPSLSIVVNELIQVGIKTIIRIGTCGAIQNRIKIGDIIISQAALCRQGAANDIAPPEYPAVADPFLTVALVKSAQFLGVNYHVGITASVDSFYEGQERILSSANPYLQRHLEGITEEYRRLNILNYEMEAGTLFKMAGVYGFTAACICAVIAQRNKEEGISLESKQQAIEKAIQVAILTVSNLSLSSID; this is encoded by the coding sequence ATGTCCAATAACTTATCCCACCAAAAACCCTATCATCTCAACTTTAGCAGTGAGGATTTAGGCACGGCAAAACCGACTATCACCCTATTATCGGGGGAACCAGAACGCTCGCGCTATATTGCTGAAACTTATTTACAAAATGCACGTTTACTATCGGATTATCGCGGATTAAATAGTTATCTTGGCTATCTAGATAATTCTACCCCAATTCTTCTGGCTACCAGTGGCATGGGTGCGCCATCTTTGAGTATTGTGGTTAATGAATTAATACAGGTGGGAATTAAAACTATTATTCGTATTGGTACTTGTGGCGCAATTCAAAATAGAATAAAAATTGGTGATATTATTATCTCGCAAGCAGCTTTATGTAGGCAAGGTGCAGCTAATGATATTGCTCCTCCGGAATATCCAGCAGTGGCGGATCCTTTTTTAACAGTTGCTCTAGTCAAATCGGCTCAATTTTTGGGAGTAAATTATCATGTAGGTATTACCGCTTCTGTGGATAGTTTTTATGAAGGACAAGAAAGAATCCTGTCTTCTGCTAACCCTTATCTTCAGCGTCACTTAGAGGGAATTACGGAAGAATATCGACGTTTAAATATTCTCAATTATGAAATGGAAGCGGGAACTTTATTTAAAATGGCGGGGGTTTATGGATTTACTGCCGCTTGTATTTGTGCTGTGATTGCCCAAAGAAACAAAGAGGAAGGGATTAGTTTAGAAAGCAAACAACAGGCCATTGAAAAAGCGATTCAGGTGGCAATATTGACCGTTAGCAACCTCTCCCTATCCTCAATTGATTAA